One genomic window of Arachis hypogaea cultivar Tifrunner chromosome 8, arahy.Tifrunner.gnm2.J5K5, whole genome shotgun sequence includes the following:
- the LOC140174708 gene encoding uncharacterized protein produces MESFYSSKGIEHQTSCVETPQQNGVVECKHQHILAVARALLFHSFVPKCFWHYAVQHSIHLINRLPNAFLKNMTLYEALFHSKPDLSKLKVFGCLVFASTLTVGRQKLDPRSRKCIFLGYKTGTRGSILLDIETKEIFMSQNTEFFEHFPFKTVTSNSNSTAQQSFTPANLDPFWDLYPISAFHPNIHDTPSLATNHAAPDIIPHTASSTASLHDTYTSATTPNQVTQSATVNSPSSIPILRRSERERRQPSYLQDYHCFNLRSHRDPIQTVQLSSNCKYPLSHHLSYASFSPKPLAFTLAIINNLDPKHYSEAVMHDCWRKAIDAELAALE; encoded by the coding sequence ATGGAATCATTTTACAGTTCAAAAGGCATTGAGCATCAAACCTCTTGTGTTGAAactccacaacaaaatggtgttgtggagtGCAAACATCAACACATCCTCGCTGTTGCTAGAGCGCTTTTGTTTCATTCATTTGTCCCAAAATGTTTTTGGCACTATGCTGTACAACATTCAATTCATTTGATAAATCGATTGCCTAATGCCTTCTTGAAAAATATGACTCTTTATGAAGCTCTATTTCATTCTAAACCAGATTTAAGTAAACTTAAGGTGTTTGGTTGCCTTGTATTTGCTTCCACTCTCACTGTTGGAAGACAAAAGTTAGATCCAAGGTCCAGAAAATGCATTTTTTTAGGCTATAAAACTGGCACTAGAGGTTCAATTTTGCTCGACATAGAAACTAAAGAAATCTTTATGTCTCAAAACACTGAATTTTTTgaacattttcctttcaaaactGTTACAAGTAATTCAAACTCCACTGCACAACAATCATTCACACCTGCAAATTTGGATCCCTTCTGGGATTTGTATCCTATTTCTGCATTTCATCCTAACATTCATGACACTCCATCTCTAGCAACTAATCACGCAGCCCCTGACATTATTCCTCATACTGCATCATCTACTGCATCTTTGCATGACACTTATACCTCCGCTACAACTCCTAATCAAGTTACTCAATCTGCCACCGTTAATTCACCATCTTCTATTCCTATTTTAAGACGGTCTGAAAGGGAACGCAGGCAACCATCTTATCTTCAGGACTATCACTGCTTCAACCTTCGTTCACATAGAGATCCCATCCAAACTGTCCAATTATCCTCAAATTGTAAGTATCCCTTGTCTCACCATTTGTCATATGCATCTTTCTCTCCAAAGCCCCTGGCCTTCACTCTTGCTATCATTAACAACCTTGACCCTAAACACTACTCTGAGGCTGTCATGCATGATTGTTGGAGAAAGGCTATTGATGCAGAACTTGCTGCTCTTGAGTAA